In Mytilus edulis chromosome 7, xbMytEdul2.2, whole genome shotgun sequence, a single genomic region encodes these proteins:
- the LOC139481175 gene encoding uncharacterized protein: MGERPDTSISHATYKTESSSTTNYSTLPSHREWTAFVGPVVYTGPNGERDQNVSVNLDFQMVGSGDRSPEITSQMSYLSRPPPGSTFPKAKHKQIGEIGWPVETFRIVKGL; the protein is encoded by the exons ATGGGAGAACGTCCAGACACTTCAATCAGTCATGCTACATATAAAACAGAATCCTCGTCGACAACCAACTATAGTACTTTGCCCTCGCACAGAGAGTGGACAGCATTTGTTGGTCCTGTTGTTTACACCG gACCAAATGGTGAACGTGATCAAAATGTATCGGTCAACTTAGATTTCCAAATGGTGGGAAGTGGAGATCGATCACCAGAAATCACTAGCCAAATGAGTTACCTAAGCAGACCACCTCCTGGTTCAACATTTCCTAAAGCTAAACATAAACAGATTGGCGAAATCGGATGGCCTGTAGAAACCTTTAGAATTGTAAAAGgactttaa